In Paracoccus aminophilus JCM 7686, a single window of DNA contains:
- the hrcA gene encoding heat-inducible transcriptional repressor HrcA, with amino-acid sequence MPEHSLLSELNDRSREVFRRVVEAYLDTGEPVGSRTLTRDMSERVSAATIRNVMQDLEHLGLLNSPHISAGRLPTQIGLRLFVDALMEAGPVTETDRSAIDETVGHDTSDTGLLLDRIGGALSALTHGASLVLTPKQEAPIRHIEFVSLAADRALVVLVFADGRVENRVFTPPLGQTPSSMREAGNFLNAIGEGRTLTDLRASITKEITASRQQLDGLAAELVSTGLALWEGDGSDSRLIVRGRANLLDHEVEDLERIRVLFDDLERKRDIARFLELAEDGEGVRIFIGSENKLFSLSGSSLVVSPYMNADRKIVGAVGVIGPTRLNYGRIVPIVDYTAQLVGRVLSGRKG; translated from the coding sequence ATGCCCGAACACAGCCTGCTTTCCGAACTCAACGACCGCTCTCGCGAGGTGTTCCGGCGCGTGGTCGAGGCATATCTCGACACGGGCGAGCCGGTGGGCTCGCGCACGCTGACCCGCGACATGAGCGAAAGGGTCAGTGCCGCGACGATCCGCAATGTCATGCAGGATCTCGAACATCTGGGCCTTCTGAACAGCCCCCATATTTCCGCCGGGCGCCTGCCGACGCAGATCGGGCTGCGGCTTTTCGTCGATGCGCTGATGGAGGCCGGTCCGGTGACCGAGACCGACCGCAGCGCTATTGACGAGACCGTGGGTCACGACACCTCGGACACCGGCCTGCTTCTGGACCGGATCGGCGGCGCGCTGTCGGCGCTGACCCATGGCGCCTCGCTGGTGCTGACGCCCAAACAGGAAGCGCCGATCCGCCATATCGAATTCGTGAGCCTCGCCGCCGACCGCGCGCTGGTCGTTCTGGTCTTCGCCGACGGCCGCGTCGAGAACCGCGTCTTTACCCCGCCGCTGGGACAGACGCCCTCTTCGATGCGCGAGGCCGGGAATTTCCTGAACGCCATCGGCGAGGGCCGGACGCTGACCGACTTGCGCGCCTCGATCACCAAAGAGATCACCGCCTCGCGTCAGCAGCTGGACGGGCTCGCAGCCGAGCTGGTCTCGACCGGGCTGGCGCTTTGGGAAGGCGACGGCTCGGACTCGCGGTTGATCGTGCGCGGGCGCGCCAATCTGCTGGATCACGAGGTCGAGGATCTCGAACGGATCCGCGTGCTTTTCGACGACCTTGAACGAAAGCGCGACATCGCGCGTTTTCTTGAACTGGCGGAAGATGGCGAGGGGGTGCGCATCTTCATCGGCTCTGAAAACAAACTCTTTTCACTTTCTGGTTCCTCTCTGGTGGTTTCCCCCTATATGAACGCTGACCGGAAAATTGTCGGAGCCGTGGGGGTGATTGGACCGACGCGACTGAACTATGGACGCATCGTGCCTATCGTGGATTACACTGCCCAATTGGTCGGGCGGGTCCTCTCCGGCAGAAAAGGATGA
- the rdgB gene encoding RdgB/HAM1 family non-canonical purine NTP pyrophosphatase: MRKLTEKKLLIATHNKGKLDEMRAMFAPHGIEVTSAGELGLAEPVETEDNFVGNARIKARAAMEATGLPVLADDSGITIDGLGGAPGVYTADWAETPNGRDFDLAMTRAWTELEALNAPEPRTAQFRATLLLLWPDGHEEIFEGVAPGHLVWPTRGAHGHGYDPMFIPDGQDRTFAEMTAEEKNQISHRADAFRKLEAVLA; this comes from the coding sequence ATGAGAAAGCTGACTGAGAAGAAGCTGCTGATCGCGACCCACAACAAGGGCAAGCTTGACGAGATGCGCGCGATGTTCGCGCCGCATGGCATCGAGGTCACCTCGGCGGGCGAGCTCGGTCTGGCCGAGCCGGTCGAGACCGAGGACAATTTCGTCGGCAATGCCCGGATCAAGGCCCGCGCCGCGATGGAGGCGACCGGCCTGCCGGTTCTGGCCGATGACAGCGGCATCACCATCGACGGTCTGGGCGGCGCGCCCGGCGTCTATACCGCCGATTGGGCCGAGACCCCGAATGGCCGCGATTTCGATCTCGCCATGACCCGCGCCTGGACCGAGCTTGAGGCGCTGAACGCGCCCGAGCCGCGCACCGCGCAATTCCGCGCCACGCTGCTTTTACTGTGGCCGGACGGGCATGAGGAAATCTTCGAGGGCGTCGCGCCGGGGCATCTCGTCTGGCCGACGCGCGGGGCGCATGGTCACGGCTATGATCCGATGTTCATCCCGGATGGGCAGGATCGCACCTTCGCGGAAATGACCGCAGAAGAGAAAAACCAGATCAGCCACCGCGCCGATGCCTTCCGCAAATTGGAGGCCGTCCTTGCGTAA
- the gfa gene encoding S-(hydroxymethyl)glutathione synthase: MVDTSGVKIHPAVDNGIKPSKPGFAGGELQCKCASNPVKVKVASQTAHNHVCGCTKCWKPEGAVFSQIAVVGRDAVEVVSGAEKLEIVNKDAPIQRHKCKDCGVHMYGRIENKNHPFYGLDFVHTELSSTDGWAAPEFAAFVSSIIESGVEPSRMDAIRARLKELGLEPYDALSPPLMDAIATHVAKRSGALPA, from the coding sequence ATGGTTGATACTTCTGGCGTGAAAATTCACCCCGCCGTTGATAATGGCATCAAGCCGTCGAAGCCCGGCTTCGCTGGTGGCGAGCTTCAGTGCAAATGCGCATCGAACCCGGTCAAAGTGAAAGTTGCTTCGCAGACCGCCCACAACCACGTCTGTGGTTGCACCAAGTGCTGGAAGCCGGAAGGCGCAGTCTTCTCGCAGATCGCCGTCGTCGGCCGTGATGCCGTCGAAGTGGTTTCGGGCGCCGAGAAACTCGAGATCGTCAACAAAGACGCTCCGATCCAGCGCCACAAGTGCAAAGATTGCGGCGTTCACATGTATGGCCGCATCGAGAACAAAAACCATCCGTTCTACGGTCTCGATTTCGTGCACACCGAACTGTCGAGCACCGACGGCTGGGCCGCTCCGGAATTCGCAGCTTTCGTCAGCTCGATCATCGAATCCGGCGTCGAGCCGAGCCGCATGGACGCGATTCGCGCCCGTCTGAAAGAGCTCGGCCTCGAGCCCTATGACGCGCTGTCCCCGCCGCTCATGGATGCGATCGCGACCCATGTCGCGAAACGCTCCGGCGCCCTTCCGGCCTGA
- a CDS encoding ATP-dependent Clp protease proteolytic subunit encodes MAKHFILDDDDDDEDEPRQDAPKDEGLGLPEGDKIGKLYFKSRTVIVAGQINDKLAQRTVAHLLALAEESDKPINVLISSPGGHVESGDMIHDVIKFIKPTVRTIGSGWVASAGALIFVAAKKENRFCLPNTRFLIHQPSGGIGGTSTDMMIQAEQVRIMRDRLNHIFADATGQTIERIEKDTQRDFWLNTQEALDYGLLGKVIRSSDELK; translated from the coding sequence ATGGCAAAGCATTTCATTCTGGACGACGACGATGATGACGAGGACGAGCCGCGTCAGGATGCTCCCAAGGATGAGGGGCTGGGCCTGCCGGAAGGCGACAAGATCGGGAAGCTCTATTTCAAATCGCGCACGGTGATCGTCGCGGGCCAGATCAACGACAAGCTGGCGCAGCGCACCGTTGCCCATCTGCTCGCTCTGGCAGAAGAAAGCGACAAGCCGATCAATGTGCTGATCTCGTCGCCCGGCGGTCACGTCGAATCCGGCGACATGATCCATGACGTGATCAAGTTCATCAAACCGACCGTCCGCACCATCGGTTCGGGTTGGGTGGCTTCGGCTGGCGCGCTGATCTTCGTTGCGGCGAAGAAGGAAAACCGCTTCTGCCTGCCCAACACCCGTTTCCTGATCCACCAGCCCTCGGGCGGGATCGGCGGCACCTCGACCGATATGATGATCCAGGCAGAGCAGGTTCGCATCATGCGCGACCGTCTCAACCACATCTTCGCCGACGCCACCGGTCAGACGATCGAGCGGATCGAGAAAGACACCCAACGCGACTTCTGGCTGAACACGCAAGAGGCGCTGGACTACGGTCTGCTGGGCAAGGTCATCCGCTCGTCGGACGAGCTGAAATGA
- the rph gene encoding ribonuclease PH, whose amino-acid sequence MRPSGRNLSDMRPISIETGVMRHAEGSCLIRCGGTEVLCTASLEEKCPPFLKGSGQGWVTAEYGMLPRATNSRNKREAALGKQSGRSQEIQRLIGRSLRAGVDRRALGERQIIIDCDVIQADGGTRCAAITGGWVALRLAVNKLMKAGLINIDPIIDHVAAVSCGIYAGQAVMDLDYAEDSEAGTDGNFVLTGAGRLIEVQMSAEGSPFSRDQMNQLMDLAEAGVAQLVAAQKAAIA is encoded by the coding sequence ATGCGCCCGTCAGGACGAAATTTAAGCGATATGCGCCCGATTTCAATTGAAACCGGGGTTATGCGTCACGCCGAGGGCTCTTGCCTGATCCGTTGCGGCGGCACCGAAGTGCTGTGCACGGCCTCGCTCGAAGAAAAATGTCCGCCCTTTCTCAAGGGTTCTGGGCAGGGCTGGGTGACGGCGGAATACGGGATGCTGCCGCGTGCGACGAACAGCCGCAACAAGCGCGAAGCTGCGCTTGGCAAGCAATCGGGCCGCTCGCAGGAAATCCAGCGCCTGATCGGTCGCTCGCTGCGCGCAGGCGTCGATCGCCGCGCGCTTGGTGAACGCCAGATCATCATCGACTGCGATGTCATTCAGGCCGATGGCGGCACCCGCTGCGCCGCGATCACCGGCGGTTGGGTCGCGCTGCGCCTTGCGGTGAACAAGCTGATGAAGGCCGGGCTGATCAACATCGACCCGATCATCGACCATGTCGCCGCGGTCTCTTGCGGGATCTATGCCGGGCAGGCGGTGATGGATCTCGACTATGCCGAGGACAGCGAAGCGGGCACCGATGGCAATTTCGTTCTGACCGGGGCGGGGCGTCTTATCGAGGTACAGATGTCGGCAGAGGGCTCGCCCTTCTCGCGCGATCAGATGAACCAGCTCATGGATCTGGCCGAGGCGGGTGTGGCCCAGCTCGTGGCTGCGCAGAAGGCTGCCATCGCATGA
- a CDS encoding RidA family protein yields the protein MRKISGGSAFEAKLGYSRAVVKGPWCFVSGVTGYDYTAMAMPDAAADQARNCFETIVAALTEGGFSLSDVVRVQYTVTDAGLVDEIAPVLAHYLGEIRPAATMVVAGLIKPEMKIEVEVTALKE from the coding sequence TTGCGTAAAATCTCGGGTGGATCGGCCTTCGAGGCCAAACTGGGCTACAGCCGCGCCGTGGTCAAAGGCCCGTGGTGTTTCGTGTCGGGCGTGACCGGCTATGACTACACCGCCATGGCGATGCCAGACGCCGCCGCCGATCAGGCGCGCAACTGCTTCGAGACCATCGTTGCGGCTTTGACCGAGGGCGGCTTTTCGCTCTCGGATGTCGTGCGGGTTCAATACACCGTGACCGACGCCGGGTTGGTGGATGAAATCGCGCCGGTGCTTGCCCATTATCTGGGAGAGATCCGGCCTGCGGCGACCATGGTGGTCGCGGGGCTGATCAAGCCCGAGATGAAGATCGAAGTCGAAGTCACCGCTTTGAAGGAGTGA
- a CDS encoding YbaN family protein, which translates to MRIVYLGMGWLGVILGAIGALLPVIPTVPFLIVAVWAFSRSSPELRDRILNHPTLGPPIRAWRDDGTIKRRVKYFATAAMIMGLGWSIFLDLPLYVIIPQGLICTAIALFIVTRPEPAAKP; encoded by the coding sequence ATGCGGATCGTCTATCTGGGCATGGGCTGGCTGGGCGTCATCCTTGGCGCAATCGGGGCGCTTTTGCCGGTCATACCGACCGTGCCCTTCCTGATCGTCGCGGTCTGGGCGTTTTCGCGCTCCTCGCCGGAACTGCGCGACCGCATCCTGAACCACCCGACGCTCGGCCCGCCGATCCGCGCTTGGCGCGACGATGGCACGATCAAGCGCCGGGTCAAATATTTCGCGACGGCGGCGATGATCATGGGGCTCGGCTGGTCGATCTTTCTGGACCTGCCGCTTTACGTGATCATCCCGCAGGGGCTGATCTGCACGGCCATCGCTTTGTTCATCGTGACCCGGCCAGAGCCCGCCGCAAAGCCCTGA
- the hemW gene encoding radical SAM family heme chaperone HemW: MIQDQISPDPAANDWRSGGFGLYVHWPFCASKCPYCDFNSHVAGAIDQSRWARAYEVELARLGQQAPGRVLNSIFFGGGTPSLMAPETVASVIEAARAAWPFANDIEITLEANPTSVEMGRFRAYAEAGVNRLSMGVQALNDADLHKLGRMHSVAEAQAAFDIARSAFDRVSFDLIYARQDQSREAWRKELTEALAMAVDHLSLYQLTIEPGTAFGARHDKGGLKGLPDDDLAADMYLETQDILAEAGMPAYEVSNHARDGAQSRHNLVYWRQGDWAAAGPGAHGRLTLDRTRYATEAHRAPGAWLAALEAEGTGESLRDALTLEDRALEYLLMSLRLAEGMEISRYEALAGQALPADKLADLSQMGLVTRRGDRLAATDQGRPVLNAILRELAA, encoded by the coding sequence ATGATCCAAGACCAGATTTCGCCCGATCCGGCCGCCAATGACTGGCGCTCGGGCGGTTTCGGCCTTTACGTCCATTGGCCGTTCTGCGCCTCGAAATGTCCCTATTGCGACTTCAACAGCCATGTTGCGGGGGCGATCGACCAAAGCCGTTGGGCGCGCGCCTATGAGGTTGAGCTGGCGCGTCTGGGCCAGCAGGCGCCGGGGCGGGTGCTCAATTCGATCTTCTTCGGTGGCGGCACGCCCTCGCTGATGGCGCCGGAAACCGTGGCCTCGGTGATCGAGGCCGCGCGCGCCGCCTGGCCCTTCGCCAATGACATCGAGATCACGCTGGAAGCCAACCCCACCTCGGTCGAGATGGGGCGTTTTCGCGCCTATGCCGAGGCCGGGGTGAACCGGCTGTCGATGGGCGTGCAGGCGCTGAATGACGCCGATCTGCACAAGCTCGGGCGGATGCATTCGGTGGCCGAGGCGCAGGCGGCGTTCGACATCGCGCGCTCGGCCTTTGACCGCGTGAGCTTCGATCTGATCTATGCCCGGCAGGATCAAAGCCGCGAGGCTTGGCGCAAAGAGCTGACCGAGGCGCTGGCGATGGCGGTCGATCACCTCTCGCTTTACCAACTGACGATCGAGCCGGGCACGGCTTTTGGCGCGCGCCACGACAAGGGCGGGCTGAAGGGCCTGCCCGACGACGATCTGGCGGCCGATATGTATCTTGAGACGCAGGACATTCTGGCCGAGGCCGGGATGCCCGCCTATGAGGTCTCGAACCACGCGCGCGACGGCGCGCAAAGCCGGCACAATCTGGTCTATTGGCGCCAAGGCGACTGGGCCGCCGCTGGCCCCGGCGCGCATGGCCGCCTGACGCTCGACCGCACCCGCTACGCGACTGAGGCCCATCGCGCCCCCGGCGCATGGCTGGCCGCGCTTGAGGCCGAGGGCACCGGCGAAAGCCTGCGCGATGCGCTGACGCTCGAAGACCGCGCGCTCGAATATCTGCTGATGTCGCTGCGTCTGGCCGAGGGCATGGAGATCTCGCGCTACGAGGCTCTGGCCGGGCAGGCGTTGCCCGCCGACAAGCTTGCCGATCTGAGCCAGATGGGGCTGGTCACCCGCCGGGGCGACCGGCTGGCCGCGACCGATCAGGGCCGTCCGGTCCTCAACGCCATTCTGCGCGAGCTCGCGGCCTGA
- a CDS encoding S-(hydroxymethyl)glutathione dehydrogenase/class III alcohol dehydrogenase has translation MRTRAAVALAPGQPLEVMEVNLEGPKKGEVLVEIKATGLCHTDDFTRSGADPEGIFPCILGHEGAGVVVEVGEGVTTLKVGDHVIPLYTPECRQCPSCLSQKTNLCTSIRATQGQGLMPDGTTRFSMLDGTPIYHYMGCSTFANHTVLPEIALAKVREDAPFEKICYIGCGVTTGIGAVIKTAKVEIGATAVVFGLGGIGLNVLQGLKMAGADKIIGVDLNDGKEEMARHFGMTHFINPSKVDNVVQEIINLTKTPFDQIGGADYSFDCTGNVKVMRDALECTHRGWGQSIVIGVAPAGAEISTRPFQLVTGRVWKGSAFGGARGRTDVPTFVDWYMDGKIEIDPMITHILTLDEINHGFDLMHKGESIRAVVVY, from the coding sequence ATGAGAACACGCGCAGCTGTTGCCCTTGCACCCGGCCAACCTCTGGAGGTCATGGAGGTCAATCTCGAGGGCCCGAAGAAGGGCGAAGTCCTCGTTGAGATCAAGGCAACCGGCCTTTGCCACACCGATGATTTCACCCGTTCGGGCGCTGACCCGGAAGGCATCTTCCCTTGCATCTTGGGCCATGAAGGCGCGGGCGTTGTTGTCGAAGTCGGTGAAGGCGTCACCACGCTGAAAGTCGGCGATCACGTGATCCCGCTTTACACCCCCGAGTGCCGTCAGTGCCCGTCGTGCCTGTCGCAGAAAACCAACCTCTGCACCTCGATCCGCGCGACCCAGGGCCAGGGCCTGATGCCCGATGGCACCACCCGTTTCTCGATGCTCGACGGCACCCCGATCTATCACTACATGGGCTGCTCGACCTTCGCGAACCACACCGTTCTGCCGGAAATCGCTTTGGCGAAAGTCCGTGAAGACGCCCCCTTCGAAAAAATCTGCTACATCGGCTGCGGTGTCACCACCGGCATCGGCGCCGTGATCAAGACCGCAAAGGTCGAGATCGGCGCGACCGCCGTTGTCTTCGGTCTGGGCGGCATCGGCCTGAACGTGCTTCAGGGCCTGAAAATGGCTGGCGCTGACAAGATCATCGGCGTGGACCTGAACGACGGCAAAGAAGAAATGGCGCGCCACTTCGGCATGACCCATTTCATCAACCCGTCGAAAGTCGACAACGTGGTTCAGGAAATCATCAACCTGACCAAGACGCCCTTCGACCAGATCGGTGGCGCGGATTACTCGTTCGACTGCACCGGCAACGTCAAAGTCATGCGTGATGCGCTTGAGTGCACCCACCGTGGCTGGGGCCAGTCGATCGTCATCGGCGTGGCACCTGCTGGCGCCGAAATCTCGACCCGTCCGTTCCAGCTGGTCACCGGCCGCGTCTGGAAAGGCTCGGCCTTCGGTGGCGCGCGTGGCCGTACCGACGTTCCGACCTTTGTCGATTGGTACATGGACGGCAAGATCGAGATCGATCCGATGATCACCCACATCCTGACGCTGGACGAGATCAACCATGGCTTCGATCTGATGCATAAGGGTGAATCGATCCGCGCGGTGGTGGTTTACTGA
- a CDS encoding GNAT family N-acetyltransferase — protein sequence MTTDSRGVAIRPALASDEEAIWAILQPVYRAGETYCIPQDITREEALADWFAAPFTAFVAEVDGQVLGISHVGRNRPGPAAHVANASFATAPAARGRGVARALVDHAKDWARQQGFRAMQFNFVVSTNQDAVHLWQKAGFEIVGRLPAAFDHPIHGYVDALVMFQDLTRGEQE from the coding sequence ATGACGACAGACAGCCGGGGCGTAGCGATACGCCCCGCTTTGGCCTCTGATGAGGAGGCCATCTGGGCGATCCTCCAGCCGGTCTATCGCGCTGGAGAGACCTATTGCATCCCGCAAGACATCACGCGCGAAGAGGCTCTGGCCGATTGGTTCGCCGCGCCCTTCACCGCCTTCGTGGCCGAGGTTGACGGGCAGGTGCTGGGCATCAGCCATGTCGGCCGCAACCGCCCCGGACCGGCCGCCCATGTCGCCAACGCAAGCTTTGCCACGGCGCCCGCCGCGCGCGGACGCGGGGTGGCGCGGGCCTTGGTCGATCATGCCAAGGACTGGGCGCGGCAGCAGGGCTTTCGCGCCATGCAATTCAACTTCGTGGTTTCGACCAATCAGGATGCCGTCCATTTGTGGCAGAAAGCCGGTTTTGAGATTGTGGGCCGGCTGCCCGCGGCATTCGATCACCCCATCCATGGCTATGTCGATGCGCTGGTCATGTTCCAGGATCTGACGAGAGGAGAGCAAGAATGA
- a CDS encoding nucleotide exchange factor GrpE, whose protein sequence is MTKDNQNGRLPESDLPEDIFGEDVDLGDVTAAPEIEAIIAERDEYRDRFMRALADAENARKRADRERRDAEQYGGTRLARDLAPVHDNLTRALTHATEEQRAVAGALIEGVELTLRELESIFTKHGITVISPALGETFDPKLHEAMFEAPVPGTVKGTIIQTMDNGFMLHDRLLRPAKVGVSSNPG, encoded by the coding sequence ATGACGAAAGACAACCAAAACGGGCGCCTGCCCGAGAGCGATCTCCCAGAGGATATCTTCGGGGAAGATGTTGACCTTGGGGATGTGACCGCCGCCCCGGAGATCGAAGCCATCATTGCCGAACGTGACGAATATCGCGACCGCTTCATGCGCGCGCTCGCCGATGCCGAGAATGCCCGCAAACGCGCCGACCGCGAACGTCGCGATGCCGAGCAATATGGCGGCACTCGTCTCGCCCGCGATCTGGCCCCGGTCCATGACAACCTGACCCGCGCCCTGACCCATGCCACCGAAGAGCAGCGCGCTGTCGCGGGCGCCTTGATCGAAGGCGTCGAGCTGACCCTGCGCGAGCTGGAAAGCATCTTCACCAAACACGGCATTACCGTCATCAGCCCGGCCCTTGGCGAGACCTTCGATCCCAAGCTGCACGAGGCGATGTTCGAGGCTCCGGTCCCGGGCACAGTGAAGGGCACGATCATCCAGACCATGGACAACGGCTTCATGCTGCACGATCGCCTGCTGCGCCCGGCCAAGGTCGGCGTCAGCTCGAACCCCGGCTGA
- a CDS encoding aspartate/glutamate racemase family protein has protein sequence MKTIGILGGMSAASTQIYYRTLCDLTRDRLGGLHSPELLIRSLDFAPIAALQAAGDWAGAGRILNREALALQRGGADLLLLATNTMHKLAPEMMAGVTVPLIHIADATAAAIRGQGLRRPGLMATAFTMEQSFYTDRLAAAGLAPAIPKPEDRAQIHRIIYDELCRDLVTDESRARFEEIAARLVADGADSLILGCTEVGMLLHQGNVVVPVFDTVAVHCQAALEAALAGDPA, from the coding sequence ATGAAGACGATTGGCATTCTGGGCGGCATGTCCGCCGCCTCGACCCAGATCTATTACCGGACGTTGTGCGATCTGACGCGGGACCGTCTGGGCGGGCTGCATTCGCCGGAGCTGCTGATCCGCTCGCTCGATTTCGCGCCGATTGCGGCGTTGCAGGCGGCGGGCGATTGGGCCGGGGCCGGGCGGATCCTCAACCGCGAGGCGCTGGCCTTGCAGCGCGGCGGGGCCGATCTTTTGCTGCTCGCGACCAATACGATGCACAAGCTTGCGCCTGAAATGATGGCGGGCGTGACGGTCCCGCTGATCCATATCGCCGATGCGACCGCCGCCGCGATCCGCGGGCAGGGCCTGCGCCGCCCCGGCCTGATGGCCACGGCCTTCACGATGGAGCAGAGCTTTTACACCGACCGTCTGGCGGCGGCAGGGCTGGCTCCGGCGATCCCGAAGCCAGAGGACCGCGCCCAGATCCACCGCATCATCTATGACGAGCTTTGCCGCGATCTGGTCACCGACGAGAGCCGCGCGCGCTTTGAAGAGATCGCCGCAAGGCTGGTCGCGGACGGGGCGGATAGCCTGATTCTGGGCTGCACCGAGGTCGGGATGCTACTTCATCAGGGCAATGTCGTGGTGCCGGTCTTTGACACGGTCGCGGTCCATTGTCAGGCCGCGCTCGAGGCTGCCTTGGCGGGTGACCCCGCCTGA
- a CDS encoding aminotransferase family protein, with protein MNIANPLTARGNDLTHIIETDRAHIWHHLLQHKALETTDPRIIVEGKGIRVWDAAGREFIDAVSGGVWTVNVGYGRESIANAVRDQLIQMNYFAQSAGSIPGSLFAEALLDKMPGLSRIYYANSGSEANEKVFKMVRQISARHHGGKKWKILYRERDYHGTTLANLAACGQPERAALYGPLPAGFVEVPHCLEYRKQWDVEDYGRRAADAIEEVILREGPDEVGLLCLEPITAGGGVITPPEGYWERVQEICKKYNILLHIDEVVCGLGRTGEWFGYQNFDIKPDFVTMAKGVASGYAAISCMVTTEAVFDQFKDDPSDPLSYFRDISTFGGCAAGPAAALENMRIIIDEDLLGNTKRMGARLTANLKALMEKHEVIGDVRGIGLFQGAELVADRKTKEPVDEKLAQKVVAECSAQGVIIGVTNRSLPGMNNTLCLSPALIATADDIDAITNAIDVALTRVFG; from the coding sequence ATGAACATCGCCAATCCGCTCACCGCTCGCGGCAATGATCTCACCCATATCATCGAAACCGACCGCGCGCATATCTGGCACCACCTGCTTCAGCACAAGGCGCTGGAAACCACCGATCCGCGCATCATCGTCGAGGGCAAGGGCATCCGGGTCTGGGACGCCGCCGGGCGCGAATTCATCGACGCGGTTTCGGGCGGGGTTTGGACGGTCAACGTCGGCTATGGCCGCGAGAGCATCGCCAATGCCGTGCGCGACCAGCTGATCCAGATGAACTATTTCGCGCAATCGGCGGGCTCGATCCCCGGCTCGCTTTTTGCCGAGGCGCTCTTGGACAAGATGCCGGGGCTGAGCCGGATCTATTACGCGAACTCGGGTTCTGAGGCGAATGAGAAGGTCTTCAAGATGGTCCGCCAGATCTCGGCGCGCCATCACGGCGGCAAGAAATGGAAGATCCTCTATCGCGAGCGCGACTATCACGGCACCACACTCGCGAACCTCGCCGCCTGTGGCCAGCCTGAACGCGCCGCGCTTTACGGCCCCCTGCCCGCCGGTTTCGTCGAGGTCCCGCATTGCCTCGAATACCGCAAGCAATGGGATGTCGAGGATTACGGCCGCCGCGCCGCCGATGCCATCGAAGAGGTGATCCTGCGCGAAGGCCCGGACGAGGTCGGCCTGCTCTGCCTCGAACCGATCACGGCGGGCGGCGGCGTCATCACCCCGCCGGAAGGCTATTGGGAGCGGGTTCAGGAGATCTGCAAGAAGTACAATATCCTCCTGCATATCGACGAGGTCGTCTGCGGCCTTGGCCGGACCGGCGAATGGTTTGGCTATCAGAACTTCGACATCAAGCCGGATTTCGTGACCATGGCGAAAGGCGTCGCTTCGGGCTATGCGGCGATTTCCTGCATGGTCACGACCGAGGCGGTCTTCGATCAGTTCAAGGACGACCCGAGCGATCCGCTCAGCTACTTCCGCGACATCTCGACCTTTGGCGGCTGCGCGGCTGGCCCGGCAGCGGCGCTGGAAAACATGCGCATCATCATCGACGAGGATCTCCTGGGCAACACCAAGCGCATGGGCGCGCGGCTGACCGCGAACCTGAAGGCGCTGATGGAGAAGCACGAGGTCATCGGCGACGTGCGCGGCATCGGTCTCTTCCAAGGCGCCGAGCTGGTCGCGGATCGCAAGACCAAAGAGCCGGTCGATGAGAAGCTGGCGCAGAAGGTCGTGGCGGAATGCTCGGCGCAGGGCGTCATCATTGGCGTGACCAACCGCTCACTGCCGGGGATGAACAACACGCTCTGCCTTTCGCCCGCGCTGATCGCGACAGCGGACGACATCGACGCGATCACCAATGCGATCGACGTGGCCCTGACCCGCGTCTTTGGCTGA